A part of Vulcanisaeta moutnovskia 768-28 genomic DNA contains:
- a CDS encoding CDP-alcohol phosphatidyltransferase family protein — MVLGKLKDKVERIGKDILEKGLAKIMPRNPNILTILSLIIALPTPYLMWLHHYWAYILTFVLLILASALDMLDGLIARYWGRTSKLGAFLDSTLDRYVDFIALIDIWIASDRGLLSIISLLLAILGSLMTSYARARAEALGVKMMGIGLLEREERLIIILLILLIFIITGINAVMVYGLALLALLTNITAIERIVIVIRSLSNSTGR, encoded by the coding sequence GTGGTTCTGGGAAAACTTAAGGATAAGGTGGAAAGGATAGGCAAGGATATTCTTGAAAAAGGTCTTGCGAAGATTATGCCTCGAAATCCCAATATATTAACCATATTATCCCTAATTATTGCATTACCAACACCCTACTTAATGTGGCTGCATCATTATTGGGCATACATATTAACATTTGTATTATTAATCCTAGCAAGCGCACTTGATATGCTCGATGGCTTAATTGCCAGGTATTGGGGAAGAACCTCCAAACTCGGTGCATTCTTGGATTCAACATTAGACAGGTATGTTGATTTTATAGCACTTATTGATATTTGGATAGCTAGTGATAGGGGCTTATTGAGTATTATTTCATTATTACTTGCAATACTGGGTTCATTAATGACCAGCTATGCTAGGGCTAGGGCGGAGGCACTTGGCGTTAAAATGATGGGTATTGGGCTCCTTGAAAGGGAGGAAAGATTAATTATTATTCTCCTCATTCTTCTCATATTTATAATTACGGGCATAAACGCGGTGATGGTGTATGGCCTAGCTCTCCTCGCTTTATTAACAAATATCACCGCTATAGAAAGGATAGTTATCGTAATTAGGTCCTTAAGTAACTCTACTGGGCGTTGA
- a CDS encoding nucleotide-binding protein, translated as MIKIGVLSIRGAMPYYEELPFNLRINEPSIIKDLDMLILPPGTLVESQILQRYNWIEKEIWEYAERGGLTIGVCSGTQLLSRAVNLNVRGLPGYSKGLGILDVIFEPLIVTGPVRVSIVNESWVTRNIVNTELKGWQAHTYGRMRILSDNVQVVGVSQVPRHNYRNAEINVPTLIISRKYNVFGTMVHGLLGPRSPITRNILSEIGVYNENEISNYYRSYRENEWMSREGGNPGMSTRIITVVSTMTGEGKTLITSALALCLSRAGYYVGIAKLAGDIRDLHPSLYILNRPFKPWMSIKLRWGSKSLGWIDWKETLSTVRSIGLDILIIEGVMGLLTGSSRRYKRGFSSTLDFIRQTNTDTVLIVSANLDGIEGALFRLRSYINLLIRNGKKPILTILNNAYDGTHENRKLRKFERYANRLSIPFVVVNSLAISSKPEELIDLEDYKDSAINISSILCSALINALGKSRLL; from the coding sequence ATGATTAAGATAGGGGTATTAAGTATTAGAGGCGCAATGCCTTATTATGAAGAATTGCCATTTAACCTACGTATTAATGAACCAAGCATCATTAAGGATCTTGATATGTTAATATTACCACCTGGAACCTTGGTGGAGTCCCAGATATTGCAACGTTATAATTGGATTGAAAAGGAAATTTGGGAATATGCTGAAAGGGGTGGGCTTACCATAGGTGTTTGTTCAGGTACTCAATTATTGTCAAGAGCCGTAAATCTCAATGTTAGAGGGCTACCTGGGTACTCTAAGGGACTTGGCATCCTAGACGTTATTTTTGAACCATTAATTGTTACAGGACCTGTGAGGGTTAGTATCGTTAATGAATCATGGGTAACCAGGAATATTGTAAATACTGAATTAAAGGGCTGGCAAGCACATACATATGGTAGAATGAGGATTCTATCGGATAATGTGCAGGTCGTTGGAGTATCGCAAGTGCCAAGGCATAATTATAGGAATGCCGAGATTAACGTACCTACGTTAATCATATCACGCAAGTACAACGTATTTGGTACCATGGTTCATGGATTACTAGGACCTAGATCTCCAATAACGAGGAATATACTTAGTGAAATTGGGGTTTATAATGAAAATGAAATTTCTAATTACTACAGAAGTTACCGCGAGAATGAATGGATGAGTAGAGAAGGTGGTAATCCTGGAATGAGCACTAGAATAATCACCGTCGTGTCCACAATGACTGGCGAAGGTAAGACATTAATAACAAGTGCATTGGCCCTCTGCTTAAGCAGGGCTGGTTATTACGTAGGTATTGCCAAATTGGCAGGTGATATTAGGGACTTACACCCAAGTCTCTATATCCTTAATAGACCATTTAAGCCATGGATGAGCATAAAATTAAGGTGGGGAAGTAAATCACTTGGTTGGATCGACTGGAAGGAGACACTGAGTACAGTCAGGAGTATTGGATTAGATATATTGATTATTGAGGGTGTTATGGGACTCTTGACAGGCTCATCTAGAAGATATAAGCGTGGCTTTTCATCCACATTAGACTTCATAAGGCAAACAAACACTGATACTGTGTTGATAGTTTCCGCGAACCTTGATGGTATTGAGGGTGCATTATTCAGGTTAAGATCATACATTAACCTGTTAATTAGGAATGGTAAAAAACCAATCCTGACAATCCTTAATAATGCATATGATGGCACCCATGAAAATAGAAAATTAAGGAAATTCGAGAGATACGCCAATAGGTTAAGCATACCGTTTGTGGTGGTTAATTCATTGGCCATATCATCAAAACCTGAGGAGTTAATAGATCTTGAGGATTATAAGGACTCAGCAATCAATATTTCAAGTATTTTATGTAGCGCCTTAATTAATGCATTAGGTAAATCACGGTTATTATAG
- a CDS encoding phosphatase domain-containing protein — MILIKYVSFDIDGVLVNSESRLRLCLRPNNEVDWDCFLDCKKLFMDKPKPRIIDILKQLRNRDFGIIIVTGRRESMRECTINQLRSFGVNEFEELFMRPDNNTDPDPIYKSWTIKSLLRRYEILVHFDDNADTVSTLVSNGIDAVVIS, encoded by the coding sequence GTGATACTCATTAAGTACGTATCCTTTGATATCGATGGAGTCCTGGTTAATTCGGAGAGCAGGTTAAGGCTTTGCCTTAGGCCTAATAACGAAGTTGATTGGGATTGCTTTCTTGATTGCAAAAAGCTGTTCATGGATAAACCTAAACCAAGGATTATAGATATTCTTAAACAGCTAAGGAATAGGGACTTCGGCATAATAATCGTTACAGGTAGGAGAGAATCAATGAGGGAATGCACAATAAATCAATTAAGGAGTTTTGGTGTGAATGAATTTGAGGAATTATTTATGAGACCTGATAATAATACTGACCCGGACCCTATTTATAAGTCATGGACAATTAAGAGCTTATTGAGAAGGTATGAAATATTGGTTCATTTTGATGATAATGCTGATACTGTATCAACTTTGGTAAGTAATGGTATTGACGCTGTGGTAATATCATAG
- a CDS encoding CPBP family intramembrane glutamic endopeptidase, whose product MMSKYLGDIVWPTILLIAIVIPVFITYEPYILTNTHYTISSSITQTLSNAMKNPISLLSTYLLGDLAPYLYIVIAALFIVHRQRTYKLRNELGLSWIPLFGKLTIPVVIILAVIWFLLSGLLPITILIPQIPSVNMLLLIYTLYPIAVSEEFVFRGFILSRLLPRHDSVSIITSLPAIIISAIYFTAAHVPVYLAVYGLNNLLSVLYTLSYIFIYGVIAGLVFISTRNVIPDIVIHWINDYLSIITVIYLMH is encoded by the coding sequence ATGATGAGTAAATACCTGGGCGATATTGTTTGGCCAACAATATTATTAATTGCAATAGTTATTCCAGTATTTATTACGTACGAACCATACATATTAACAAACACCCATTATACCATATCTTCATCAATTACGCAAACATTAAGTAACGCCATGAAAAATCCAATAAGTCTCCTATCAACATACCTACTTGGGGATCTTGCTCCATATCTGTACATAGTCATTGCGGCCTTATTCATTGTTCATCGACAGAGAACTTATAAACTACGTAATGAACTTGGTCTATCCTGGATACCATTATTCGGCAAACTTACAATACCAGTGGTGATAATTCTAGCAGTAATATGGTTTTTACTAAGTGGGTTGTTACCTATCACGATATTGATACCTCAAATACCATCAGTAAACATGCTTCTCCTTATTTACACATTATATCCAATTGCAGTTAGTGAGGAATTCGTATTTAGAGGATTCATACTTAGTAGATTATTGCCAAGGCATGATTCCGTAAGCATTATTACTTCATTACCCGCCATAATAATAAGTGCCATTTACTTCACAGCGGCACATGTGCCAGTTTACCTTGCCGTTTATGGACTTAATAATCTATTATCGGTTCTTTACACGCTTAGTTATATATTTATTTACGGGGTAATAGCAGGCCTTGTATTTATCTCTACGAGAAATGTTATACCTGACATCGTAATTCATTGGATTAACGATTACTTATCTATAATAACCGTGATTTACCTAATGCATTAA
- a CDS encoding DNA-directed DNA polymerase I — translation MRSKEDEEEEEIEEEEFEEREEEEEEEITIKAETPQNTPPSIVLTVTYDGKMGKALIKLYDPVNDRIYFWYDNTGHKPYLLTNVKPEELTSKFTKVILHPGFSNIEAVEKYDPLDDRKVVLTKINAKDPLSIGGRADSIRELLPRTWESRIRYHLCYIYDNEIIPGMFYRIEDGKLVPVPIEIPTEIEGFINKLYVNDREFLEEARRWIPLFQAPVPNIKRLSLDIEVFTPQENRVPNPREANYEIIAIGLAGSDGLKKILVLRRPDIELRPEELEDLMYDDVEVEFFDSEYDMLKELFSIILQYPILITFNGDNFDLPYIYHRALKLGFKKEEIPIILRRNEASTALGIHIDLYKFFNIRAIEVYAFGGKYRGMDRTLDTIAHAIIGMSKISREKTVSQMSYVELINYNFRDAFLGLYLTTYDDNLVLRLIILMSRISKTPPDDLVRSQISAWIRNMLYYEHRRRGWLIPEKEDIVKAKGDIATKAIIKGKKYAGAIVLEPIPGIFPNVYVLDFASMYPSVIKRWNISYETVKCLNEKEQNNKPIPELPHWVCNDRRGLTALIVGLLRDLRAYVYKKLAKSAPSELLRSYYNVVQSALKVFINASYGVLGAEVFQLYCPPAAELTTALARYILSKTVLKALELGLVPIYGDTDSLFIWNPDENKLRELIGWVDKEFGIEIELDKVYRLVAMSGRKKNYVGILQSSELDIKGLVGKKRNTPDFAKEAFNEVLGLLSDIQGLEDVSKVVEEVRSRVRDYYRKLQRKEIPLNKLAIRTALTKPLESYTKNTPQHVKAALQLKNLGYKIGPGDIIIYVKTTGKDGVKPIQLARIDEIDPNKYIEYLRTSLEQVLDAFGIEFEGVMGSSIIDNYS, via the coding sequence ATGAGGAGTAAGGAGGATGAGGAAGAGGAAGAGATTGAGGAAGAAGAATTTGAAGAACGTGAGGAGGAAGAAGAGGAAGAGATCACCATAAAGGCCGAGACGCCACAAAATACGCCACCATCAATAGTACTTACTGTAACATATGATGGAAAGATGGGAAAAGCCCTCATTAAATTATACGATCCTGTCAATGATAGGATCTACTTTTGGTATGACAATACCGGCCATAAACCTTACTTACTAACTAATGTAAAACCTGAGGAATTAACTTCAAAGTTTACAAAGGTAATTCTTCATCCAGGGTTTAGCAATATTGAAGCTGTTGAGAAATATGATCCGTTAGATGATAGGAAGGTGGTGCTTACGAAGATAAATGCTAAGGACCCACTGAGTATTGGAGGTAGGGCTGACTCAATAAGGGAATTATTACCAAGGACTTGGGAATCAAGAATTAGATATCACCTATGTTATATATATGATAATGAGATTATACCTGGAATGTTTTATAGAATTGAGGATGGAAAGTTAGTACCAGTACCTATTGAGATACCTACTGAGATTGAGGGATTCATAAATAAATTATACGTAAATGATAGGGAGTTCCTCGAGGAAGCAAGGAGGTGGATACCGCTATTTCAAGCACCTGTACCGAATATTAAGAGATTATCCCTTGATATCGAAGTATTCACACCGCAAGAGAATAGAGTACCTAACCCGAGGGAGGCTAATTACGAGATTATAGCCATAGGTCTCGCTGGAAGCGATGGATTGAAAAAGATACTTGTACTTAGGAGACCAGATATAGAGTTAAGACCTGAAGAGCTTGAGGATCTCATGTATGATGATGTTGAGGTGGAGTTCTTCGATAGTGAGTATGATATGCTGAAGGAATTATTCTCAATAATCCTGCAATACCCAATATTAATTACATTCAACGGTGATAACTTTGACCTGCCCTACATATACCATAGAGCCTTAAAGCTTGGTTTCAAGAAGGAGGAGATACCAATAATACTGAGGAGAAATGAGGCTTCCACAGCCCTTGGAATACATATTGACTTATATAAGTTCTTCAACATTAGGGCAATTGAAGTATACGCATTTGGCGGTAAATATAGGGGTATGGATAGAACACTTGATACAATAGCCCATGCAATAATAGGTATGTCGAAAATAAGTAGAGAGAAAACCGTATCGCAAATGAGCTACGTTGAATTAATAAATTATAACTTTAGGGATGCTTTTCTGGGACTTTATCTAACGACATACGATGATAACCTTGTATTAAGATTAATAATATTAATGTCAAGAATATCCAAAACACCACCAGATGACCTAGTTAGGAGCCAAATATCTGCCTGGATAAGGAACATGCTTTATTACGAGCACAGAAGGAGGGGTTGGTTAATACCGGAGAAGGAGGATATAGTCAAGGCTAAAGGGGACATTGCCACCAAGGCAATAATTAAGGGTAAGAAGTATGCGGGTGCCATAGTTCTTGAACCAATCCCAGGCATATTCCCAAACGTTTACGTACTAGATTTCGCAAGTATGTATCCCTCAGTGATAAAGCGGTGGAACATATCATACGAAACCGTTAAGTGCCTAAATGAAAAGGAACAAAATAATAAGCCAATTCCAGAATTACCTCACTGGGTATGTAATGATAGGAGAGGATTAACAGCCCTTATCGTTGGACTATTAAGGGATTTAAGGGCTTATGTATATAAGAAATTGGCGAAATCAGCACCAAGCGAGCTATTAAGGAGCTATTATAATGTTGTACAAAGCGCTTTGAAGGTTTTCATAAATGCATCATACGGCGTACTAGGAGCTGAGGTATTCCAATTATACTGCCCACCAGCTGCTGAATTAACAACGGCCCTCGCTAGGTATATACTATCTAAAACCGTATTAAAGGCGCTTGAGCTTGGGTTAGTACCAATCTATGGAGATACCGATAGTCTCTTCATATGGAATCCTGATGAGAATAAACTTAGGGAATTAATTGGATGGGTGGATAAGGAGTTTGGTATTGAGATTGAGCTCGATAAAGTCTATAGATTAGTTGCTATGAGTGGTAGGAAAAAGAATTACGTTGGTATACTACAAAGCAGTGAGTTAGATATAAAGGGATTAGTTGGTAAGAAACGAAATACCCCTGACTTCGCTAAGGAGGCTTTTAATGAAGTTCTAGGTCTTCTCTCGGATATACAGGGTCTTGAGGATGTTAGTAAGGTTGTTGAGGAGGTAAGAAGTAGAGTTAGAGACTACTATAGAAAACTGCAAAGGAAGGAGATACCACTTAATAAATTGGCGATAAGGACCGCACTTACTAAGCCTCTTGAATCATATACAAAGAATACGCCACAGCATGTAAAGGCTGCGTTGCAATTAAAGAACCTGGGTTATAAGATTGGGCCTGGCGATATAATAATCTACGTAAAGACCACAGGTAAGGATGGAGTTAAGCCGATACAGTTGGCTAGGATTGATGAAATTGATCCCAATAAGTATATTGAGTACCTAAGGACCTCGCTGGAGCAGGTTCTTGATGCGTTCGGGATTGAGTTTGAGGGTGTGATGGGTTCGTCAATAATAGATAATTACTCGTGA
- a CDS encoding trehalose-phosphatase has protein sequence MLNNSKIDLFRNVSALFTDYDGTIAPIDVARQLSKPPVAIYEKLNEISKYIPIAVISTKDCDFLIPRTDFARAWSCTNGLEIRIGGSHHIHEDLPKWQDKFESLINAINSINELKGIYLEVKRVGNLIGGLGIDWRTKGSINMKVLNQIIKSASESGFKVIKYRGHPFIDIYPGIQIDKGYAVMRLRELMGIKGSIMYMGDSENDIPAMRIVEYPIGIRHRYNEGLDLPVLLWVHENELPIFLDYLLTALKSKVH, from the coding sequence ATGCTCAATAACAGTAAAATCGATTTATTTAGGAACGTTTCTGCGTTATTTACTGACTATGATGGTACAATAGCGCCAATAGACGTGGCAAGGCAATTGAGTAAACCCCCTGTGGCTATTTATGAAAAACTGAATGAAATAAGTAAATACATACCAATAGCCGTAATAAGTACCAAGGATTGCGACTTCTTAATTCCAAGAACCGACTTTGCCAGAGCGTGGTCCTGCACAAATGGTCTTGAGATAAGAATTGGAGGGTCTCATCATATACATGAGGATTTACCTAAATGGCAAGATAAATTTGAATCTCTGATTAATGCCATAAATAGTATCAACGAGTTAAAAGGCATTTATTTAGAAGTGAAGCGTGTTGGTAATTTGATTGGTGGATTGGGAATTGATTGGAGAACCAAGGGTTCAATAAACATGAAGGTTCTTAATCAAATTATTAAGTCGGCGAGTGAATCAGGATTTAAAGTCATTAAGTATAGGGGTCATCCATTCATAGATATATATCCAGGGATACAAATCGATAAGGGTTATGCTGTAATGAGGCTCAGGGAGCTTATGGGTATAAAGGGGTCAATAATGTATATGGGTGATTCAGAAAATGACATTCCCGCAATGAGAATCGTTGAGTATCCCATCGGTATTAGGCATAGGTATAATGAGGGTCTTGATCTACCAGTATTATTGTGGGTTCATGAGAATGAACTACCAATCTTTCTTGATTACTTATTAACGGCCCTAAAATCCAAGGTTCATTAA
- a CDS encoding TiaS agmantine-binding domain-containing protein: MIGIDDTDWEGGGCTTYVMYSFIKYLVRENLTRSVIGLPRLTRLNPYVPFKTRGNASLSVIIYVESEDDAKDHVELMESLINQMVKRVGKTSPGIAYLVIRNMLKVDERLTWFYRKSVRDIVTLDLARKVASKVNAKLMGGRGTIGALASLGFIPIDATYEFIAYRPEDEDRPMINPIDVKHWDHTTRPFTFLNINEDQVLIEPHGPDPVLFGVRGDSPYHVLAMGNYLANKYNAIGWIIYVTNQGTNDHRSRASEYIPYRNVDLIGILMNAVFDDKGHVHLTLDDAHKAIAYRHLGVSKELANCVGCMVEAWGGVKPNEKLDLYIEGMRVLHDRYVEVRNPRCPRCGGPMESMGRSGLLRCKRCGFEGKLPRIIIPRNNWFLINPKASEYRHLMKPNERVGLEGLALYMPKPYLWVY; the protein is encoded by the coding sequence ATGATTGGTATTGATGACACTGATTGGGAAGGTGGTGGATGTACGACATATGTTATGTATTCATTTATAAAATACCTAGTTAGAGAGAACCTTACTAGGAGTGTTATTGGATTACCACGCCTAACCAGGTTAAATCCCTACGTACCATTTAAAACAAGAGGTAATGCATCTTTGTCAGTAATTATTTACGTTGAATCTGAGGATGATGCTAAGGATCATGTTGAGCTCATGGAATCATTAATCAACCAAATGGTTAAGAGAGTTGGTAAGACAAGCCCTGGTATTGCATACCTAGTAATAAGAAATATGCTTAAGGTTGATGAGAGATTAACGTGGTTTTATAGGAAGAGTGTTAGGGATATTGTTACGTTAGACCTCGCACGTAAAGTCGCTAGCAAAGTAAATGCAAAACTTATGGGTGGTAGAGGAACTATTGGCGCATTGGCATCGTTAGGTTTCATACCAATTGATGCCACGTACGAATTCATAGCATATAGACCTGAGGATGAGGATAGGCCCATGATTAATCCCATTGACGTGAAGCACTGGGACCATACAACAAGACCATTCACTTTCTTAAATATAAATGAAGATCAAGTACTCATTGAACCTCATGGACCTGACCCAGTATTATTTGGTGTTAGGGGTGATTCACCGTATCATGTGCTTGCCATGGGTAATTACCTAGCCAATAAGTATAATGCTATTGGGTGGATCATCTACGTGACAAACCAGGGAACTAACGACCATAGGTCACGAGCAAGCGAATACATCCCTTATAGGAATGTTGATCTTATAGGTATTTTAATGAATGCGGTATTTGATGATAAAGGCCATGTGCACCTTACCTTAGATGATGCTCATAAGGCAATAGCGTATAGACATCTCGGTGTTTCTAAGGAGTTGGCGAATTGCGTGGGATGCATGGTAGAGGCGTGGGGTGGAGTTAAGCCGAATGAGAAACTTGATCTGTATATCGAGGGTATGAGAGTACTCCATGATAGGTATGTCGAGGTGAGAAATCCGAGGTGCCCTAGGTGTGGTGGCCCTATGGAGTCTATGGGAAGATCAGGATTACTACGATGTAAGCGATGTGGATTTGAGGGTAAATTACCGAGAATAATTATACCACGAAATAATTGGTTTCTAATAAATCCGAAAGCAAGTGAGTATAGGCATTTAATGAAGCCTAACGAGAGGGTTGGTCTTGAGGGTCTTGCACTCTATATGCCTAAACCATATTTGTGGGTTTATTGA
- a CDS encoding aconitase X catalytic domain-containing protein — protein sequence MYLSKYEEAMLHGDYGDAIARAMQVVVKVGDVLKADRLIEIETAHIAGVSYLTIGDPGLEYLEDLAKSSARFHVFTTVNPVGIDVLNDWGIDKEFIDKQWRIINALKSMGASLWLTCTPYEYLRIRPRTYHAWAESNAIAYINAVHDAWTEKLPGPFVVLSALVGRVPRYGLYTLSGRVPTHVVRVKGGQAINNPLIAGLLGRKIAEEVGDGKPYLVAKFGGNAVIKQLLASYATYSPHAFMVIDGVTPNHKEYLAMMDKPEEINLDINDIIKDSGVEKQNFDAIFLGCPHYGIDEVMSVINYVRSKGSRRAKKPVYITTTPFVINSLSQDELNLLENSNIHLVLTTCPVVSPFLKSVGVNTVATESVKQMYYLPKMIGINYISCNGIKCLDLAFDE from the coding sequence ATGTACCTTAGTAAGTATGAGGAAGCCATGCTTCATGGTGATTATGGAGATGCCATTGCAAGGGCAATGCAGGTCGTAGTTAAGGTCGGCGATGTATTAAAGGCTGATAGGCTCATTGAGATAGAGACAGCGCATATTGCAGGTGTCTCCTACTTAACAATAGGTGATCCAGGTCTCGAGTACCTAGAGGATTTGGCAAAATCCAGTGCTAGATTTCACGTATTTACAACGGTAAATCCTGTGGGCATTGATGTACTTAATGATTGGGGAATAGATAAGGAGTTCATTGACAAGCAATGGAGAATAATAAATGCATTAAAAAGTATGGGCGCTAGTCTATGGCTTACATGTACCCCGTACGAGTACCTACGGATTAGACCAAGGACTTACCATGCATGGGCTGAATCAAATGCAATTGCCTATATAAATGCCGTTCACGATGCTTGGACCGAAAAATTACCGGGACCTTTCGTTGTTTTGTCGGCATTAGTTGGTAGGGTTCCAAGGTATGGGCTATACACACTGAGTGGTAGGGTACCAACGCATGTAGTTAGGGTTAAGGGAGGGCAGGCAATTAATAATCCATTAATCGCGGGGCTCCTAGGTAGGAAAATTGCTGAGGAGGTCGGTGATGGAAAGCCATATCTGGTGGCTAAGTTTGGTGGCAATGCTGTAATTAAGCAATTACTGGCTAGCTATGCAACGTACTCACCCCATGCATTCATGGTAATCGATGGAGTAACACCAAATCATAAGGAGTACTTAGCAATGATGGATAAGCCTGAGGAAATTAATCTAGACATTAACGATATAATTAAGGATTCCGGAGTAGAAAAACAAAATTTTGATGCCATATTTCTCGGGTGTCCCCATTATGGTATTGACGAGGTAATGTCAGTCATTAATTACGTAAGAAGCAAGGGATCCAGAAGGGCTAAAAAGCCCGTTTACATAACCACAACGCCCTTCGTAATAAACTCACTAAGTCAAGACGAACTTAATCTACTTGAGAATTCCAACATACACTTGGTATTAACCACATGTCCTGTTGTGTCACCTTTCCTCAAAAGCGTTGGGGTTAATACCGTAGCCACGGAGTCAGTTAAGCAAATGTATTACTTACCTAAGATGATTGGCATTAATTATATAAGCTGCAATGGCATTAAGTGCCTAGACCTTGCATTTGATGAGTAA
- a CDS encoding DUF2286 domain-containing protein: protein MSEEGENIAIYIENESIANKEIVKSNLTDAVKNYVKKLLDKWNPDESDFIVLKVPQTISLNLPLSKELYKKVEKFGVKRVGNKAEVEIPTYEIIYSNRWMGEDMEADRFVVIMPYINDDVINQVVNNILSSLAPEGEEEGEEFLEE, encoded by the coding sequence ATGTCTGAGGAGGGCGAGAATATAGCTATTTATATAGAGAATGAGAGTATAGCCAATAAGGAGATTGTTAAGTCCAACCTAACGGATGCAGTAAAGAATTACGTGAAGAAACTATTAGATAAGTGGAACCCCGATGAATCAGACTTCATAGTTCTTAAGGTTCCTCAAACAATAAGTCTAAATCTACCGCTGAGTAAGGAGCTTTATAAGAAGGTCGAGAAGTTCGGTGTTAAGAGGGTTGGTAATAAGGCCGAGGTTGAGATACCGACTTATGAAATAATATATAGCAATAGATGGATGGGTGAGGACATGGAGGCCGACAGATTTGTCGTAATAATGCCCTACATAAATGATGACGTTATAAACCAAGTGGTGAATAACATATTATCATCACTTGCACCTGAGGGTGAGGAGGAAGGTGAAGAATTTCTTGAGGAGTAG
- a CDS encoding DNA polymerase sliding clamp produces MAESEEPEREEREEGEEEETEGVEAEGTGEEVSEGEEGGAGGVVETEEYYRIMFPKGKEFRYIFTALANLLQESNLIIDSEGIKMKSIDPSKVSLVILNIPGSGLEEYTVTKELKIGISFDLIKKILKRVKAREKVELGVDTSRNRFFVTIYTKKGREGGFYRRFGLPIINIAEEEVPEPKLEYPVRIRMDMDVFIDVLSSANEFSDSVRFIAKEDTFSIMAESEGGKAIETTYTSSDEVFYEYSVQGSHDAMYSVELLLDFIKPMKQISETVTIEFDNNKPLKLTIDFAIGSVQFYLAPRVA; encoded by the coding sequence ATGGCTGAGAGTGAAGAGCCGGAGAGGGAGGAGCGTGAAGAAGGTGAGGAAGAGGAGACTGAAGGGGTTGAGGCAGAGGGTACGGGTGAGGAGGTTAGTGAGGGCGAAGAGGGCGGTGCAGGTGGTGTTGTTGAGACTGAGGAATATTATAGAATAATGTTCCCGAAGGGTAAGGAGTTTAGATACATATTTACAGCCCTTGCTAATTTACTCCAGGAGTCGAATCTTATTATTGATTCTGAGGGTATTAAGATGAAGTCCATAGACCCGAGCAAGGTTTCCCTGGTGATTTTAAACATACCTGGTTCAGGCCTTGAGGAATACACAGTGACTAAGGAACTAAAGATAGGAATAAGCTTTGACCTGATTAAAAAGATATTAAAGAGAGTTAAGGCGAGAGAAAAGGTTGAGCTTGGTGTTGACACCAGTAGGAATAGGTTCTTCGTAACAATATACACGAAAAAAGGTAGGGAGGGTGGTTTTTACAGGAGGTTTGGTCTTCCAATAATTAATATAGCCGAGGAGGAGGTTCCTGAACCTAAGCTTGAGTACCCTGTTAGGATTAGGATGGATATGGATGTGTTTATTGATGTATTAAGTTCAGCTAATGAGTTTTCTGACTCCGTGAGATTTATAGCTAAGGAAGATACCTTTTCCATAATGGCCGAGAGCGAGGGTGGTAAGGCAATTGAAACAACATATACGAGTAGTGATGAAGTATTTTATGAATATTCAGTGCAGGGTTCACATGATGCTATGTACTCCGTAGAATTACTCCTCGATTTTATTAAACCTATGAAGCAAATAAGTGAGACTGTGACAATAGAGTTTGATAATAATAAACCGTTGAAATTAACAATAGATTTTGCAATAGGTTCAGTACAATTCTATTTAGCGCCCAGGGTAGCTTAA